In Pyrus communis chromosome 1, drPyrComm1.1, whole genome shotgun sequence, the following are encoded in one genomic region:
- the LOC137727694 gene encoding uncharacterized protein — protein sequence MNHNQHIQTIVHKQSDRARIDYHNRLNASLNCIHFLLQQGLAFRSHDENEDSSNKGNFLELLKFLLTSPDIQKDIVYAPACETTIAIMFDIGDDAFFSVWVDESGDISVKEQMTVVLRCVNTNRQVVERFVSIKHVPNTTAFSLKEAIDQLFSIGLSISRLRGQGYDEASNMQASCKHGDMVRERQQAKVMEAIQNYELPSGQSLNQETSLKRARDARWGSHYGTLVSLINMLSSVIEMLEMIVDDGVSLDQRGISSLAQKLLETKRDKQYLLVYLLVKLALILPVATASIERAFSVMKIVKNPHHVRMGDILE from the exons ATGAATCACAATCAACATATTCAAACAATTGTCCACAAACAGTCAGATCGAGCACGTATTGACTATCACAATCGTTTGAATGCATCACTTAATTGCATTCACTTTTTATTGCAACAAGGTCTTGCTTTTCGCAGTCATGATGAAAATGAAGATTCAAGCAATAAGGGTAATTTTCTTGAGCTTTTGAAGTTTCTT TTAACGTCACCTGATATTCAAAAAGATATTGTGTATGCACCAGCATGTGAAACTACCATTGCTATCATGTTTGATATTGGTGATGATGCTTTCTTTTCTGTTTGGGTTGATGAATCGGGTGATATATCAGTCAAGGAACAAATGACGGTTGTACTTCGCTGTGTTAATACCAACAGACAAGTAGTTGAAAGATTTGTGAGCATAAAACATGTTCCTAATACTACTGCTTTTTCACTTAAAGAGGCAATTGATCAGTTATTCTCTATAGGATTAAGCATATCTAGATTGCGTGGACAAGGTTATGATGAGGCTAGCAATATGCAAG CATCATGTAAACATGGAGACATGGTTAGAGAAAGACAACAAGCCAAAGTTATGGAAGCTATTCAAAATTATGAGCTTCCAAGTGGGCAAAGCTTGAACCAAGAAACTAGTCTTAAACGTGCAAGAGATGCACGTTGGGGCTCACACTATGGTACCTTGGTAAGCTTGATTAATATGTTATCTTCTGTAATTGAAATGCTTGAGATGATTGTAGATGATGGTGTAAGTCTTGATCAAAGAG GAATTAGTAGCCTTGCACAAAAGTTGTTGGAGACAAAGAGGGATAAACAGTATCTCTTGGTGTACTTGCTAGTGAAATTAGCATTGATTTTACCTGTTGCTACTGCTTCAATTGAAAGAGCTTTTTCGGTGATGAAAATTGTAAAGAATCCACATCATGTTAGGATGGGTGATATACTTGAATGA